A single genomic interval of Kwoniella newhampshirensis strain CBS 13917 chromosome 12, whole genome shotgun sequence harbors:
- a CDS encoding cyanate hydratase: MLDLPPHCRALLAAKTASNLTFAEIASSVHRPEVWTTALFYGQATTDDTTAEAIFELLGNSSLLENYNRDFVADGGVKMTKERLVGGLSGRGEGNMGVKGMITRGGTFEVPPKDPVLYRLYEVLVVYGYSYKALIQEKFGDGIMSAIDFRTSLERKKDPKGDRVVITLDGKFLPYSSTDSWQG, translated from the exons ATGCTCGACCTACCTCCCCACTGCCGTGCTCTGCTCGCAGCCAAGACAGCTTCCAATCTCACTTTCGCCGAGATCGCTTCGTCCGTTCACAGACCTGAAGTATGGACGACTGCCCTGTTCTACGGTCAAGCAACCACCGATGATACTACCGCTGAAGCGATCTTCGAGCTGCTCGGAAACAGCTCTCTCCTGGAGAACTACAACAGGGATTTTGTCGCGGATGGGGgggtgaagatgacgaaggagcGATTGGTAGGTGGATTGAGTGGGAGGGGAGAGGGTAATATGGGTGTGAAAGGGATGATCACAAGGGGTGGAACGTTTGAAGTTCCTCCAAAG GACCCTGTCCTTTACAGACTTTATGAAGTCCTTGTAGTTTATGGGTACTCCTACAAAGCTCTCATccaggagaag TTCGGAGACGGTATCATGTCAGCCATTG ACTTCCGTACTTCACTTGAACGGAAAAAGGATCCCAAGGGCGATCGAGTCGTGATCACTCTGGACggcaag TTTCTGCCCTACTCGTCGACCGACAGCTGGCAGGGTTGA